Proteins encoded by one window of Streptobacillus canis:
- a CDS encoding DeoR/GlpR family DNA-binding transcription regulator, translated as MTKNLQKERFDIILKMVKENDYVKYSDLEDRLNISIATIRRDVLKLESQGRINRISGGIELRNDNLDVDYHIRSSKHSDKKRTIAKKAAKYLKPNNLIYLDAGTTVFEIIPYLKGLNVTVVTNGVEHINELIKNEISFMLLGGEVKPTTKAIIGVSAMKQLKNYSFDLAFIGANAVDEEFGYSTPDIEEAVIKEEAINHSRKAIVLADSTKLNNISRVKFADIDKAILITEKKEDKK; from the coding sequence ATGACCAAGAATTTACAAAAAGAAAGATTTGATATAATCTTGAAGATGGTAAAGGAAAATGATTATGTTAAATATTCTGATTTAGAAGATAGATTAAATATATCTATAGCAACAATAAGAAGAGATGTATTAAAACTTGAAAGCCAAGGAAGGATAAATAGAATATCTGGAGGTATAGAGTTAAGAAATGATAATTTAGATGTAGATTATCATATTAGAAGTAGTAAACATTCTGATAAGAAAAGAACTATAGCTAAGAAAGCAGCTAAGTATCTTAAACCAAATAATTTAATATATTTAGATGCAGGAACTACAGTTTTTGAAATAATACCATATTTAAAAGGTTTAAATGTAACTGTAGTAACAAATGGTGTAGAACATATTAATGAATTAATTAAAAATGAAATTTCATTTATGTTACTTGGAGGAGAAGTTAAACCTACTACTAAAGCTATCATAGGTGTTAGTGCAATGAAGCAACTTAAAAACTATTCATTTGATCTTGCGTTTATAGGGGCAAATGCTGTAGATGAAGAATTTGGATATTCAACTCCAGATATTGAAGAAGCAGTAATAAAGGAAGAGGCTATCAATCATTCAAGAAAAGCTATAGTCCTTGCTGATTCAACAAAACTAAATAATATTTCAAGAGTTAAATTTGCAGATATAGATAAGGCAATATTAATTACTGAAAAGAAAGAGGATAAAAAATGA
- the pfkB gene encoding 1-phosphofructokinase has translation MIYTLTLNPALDYDIYLNKTEIGELNLSKAVNFRAGGKGINVSIMLKNLGMESVALGYVSGFTGEYIKKSLEDMEIKSNFINTEGITRINVKINDNDGETEIAGISPKISEEKIEELLSFVKTLKVDDILVLAGSIPGGVANDIYRKLSQATEAKIILDTRGDKLNDNVYNNILIKPNIKELEDVFDTTLDSDRLVYEYAQKFIDKGIENVLVSMGSKGAILVKKGKYFKGNIPSGNYINSIGAGDSMVAGFTYAYVNKYSDVETLRLAIACGSSTAYSYGIGNKELIDELIKDIKIEEINA, from the coding sequence ATGATATATACATTAACTCTTAATCCAGCACTTGATTATGATATATATTTAAATAAAACTGAAATAGGAGAATTGAATTTATCAAAAGCAGTTAATTTCAGAGCAGGAGGAAAAGGTATAAATGTTTCAATTATGCTTAAAAATCTTGGTATGGAATCAGTAGCTTTAGGATATGTTTCAGGATTTACAGGAGAATATATCAAAAAGAGTTTAGAAGATATGGAGATTAAAAGTAACTTCATAAATACTGAAGGGATTACTAGAATAAATGTTAAGATAAATGATAATGATGGAGAAACGGAAATTGCAGGTATTTCACCTAAGATTTCAGAAGAAAAAATAGAGGAGTTATTATCTTTTGTTAAGACTTTAAAAGTAGATGATATATTAGTACTTGCAGGATCTATTCCTGGTGGAGTAGCAAATGATATATATAGAAAATTATCTCAGGCAACTGAAGCTAAAATAATACTTGATACTAGGGGAGATAAATTAAATGATAATGTATACAATAACATTTTAATTAAACCTAATATTAAAGAGTTAGAGGATGTGTTTGACACAACTCTTGATAGTGATAGATTAGTGTATGAATATGCACAAAAATTCATAGATAAAGGTATAGAAAATGTATTAGTATCTATGGGAAGTAAAGGTGCAATATTAGTTAAAAAAGGTAAATACTTTAAAGGTAATATACCTAGTGGAAATTACATTAACTCTATAGGAGCAGGAGATTCTATGGTTGCAGGATTTACTTATGCTTATGTAAATAAATATAGTGATGTAGAGACATTAAGACTTGCTATAGCATGTGGTTCTTCAACAGCTTACTCATATGGTATAGGTAATAAAGAATTAATAGATGAATTAATTAAAGATATTAAAATAGAGGAGATAAACGCATGA